The DNA window AATTATGAGAGAATTGGAATACGATGGCATTATCATCGGAGCAGGCCCCAACGGCCTGACAACAGCAGGTTATTTAACAAAGGCAGGTTTGAAGATTGCAATCCTGGAAAGGAGATATGAGATCGGCGGAG is part of the Pseudomonadota bacterium genome and encodes:
- a CDS encoding FAD-dependent oxidoreductase; the encoded protein is MRELEYDGIIIGAGPNGLTTAGYLTKAGLKIAILERRYEIGG